The following coding sequences are from one Syngnathus acus chromosome 14, fSynAcu1.2, whole genome shotgun sequence window:
- the ephb4a gene encoding ephrin type-B receptor 4a, which produces MELTYRIIGLLGCIFLDWAPLTCAEEEVLMNTKVETSDLRWTIFPRAKPEWEEVSGLDEEGNSVRTYQICQTDSSFSHWLRSGFIQRRGASQVYVELRFTMIECSSGTSHHRSCKETFNLYYYQADSNEATDTYPPWMENPYTKVDTVAADFLLRKGGERKFNIKTIRLGPLSKRGFYLAFQAQGSCMALLSARVFFKKCPPLISALSSFPETIPRTLVQEAQGVCVEHAAQQGPRTRSPKLFCGEDGQWVGQPTTSCACAPGYEAAEGHTRCTACPVGHFKSSTEGQCTVCPGASHASIRGQSTCACRPGSFRAQSDTPDTACTRPPSAPRSIASQINGTSLRLEWNDPLDNGGRADLSYNIRCLMCRTPRSSCVSCGDSVSYRPAQHALTSRRLEVWGLLPHTTYTFAIQALNGVSQLSGKEPSSEGVNITTSYDVPSLVSVIRKSQSTESSLTLHWSVPVQPHYTILQYQLRYCEKERRSEDPCHYTESNKNQAVLTDLRRATQYEVQVRARTMAGYGSFSPAAVFRTLPDGIDSSSQFLVPGILIAIGMLLLVTFIFVAAYCIRRHSRIKDPEMSDKNSQYLVGQGVKVYIDPFTYEDPNEAIREFAKEIDVSFVKIEEVIGAGEFGEVCRGRLRVPGKKENYVAIKTLKGGYTEKQRRDFLSEASIMGQFQHPNIIHLEGIITASCPVMILTEFMENGALDSFLRLNDSQFTPIQLVGMLRGIASGMKYLAEMSYVHRDLAARNILINSNLVCKVSDFGLSRFLQENSSDPTYTSSLGGKIPIRWTAPEAIAFRKFTSASDVWSYGIVMWEVMSFGERPYWDMSNQDVINAIEQDYRLPPPPDCPTHLHQLMLDCWQKDRSARPRFAELVSALDKLIRNPASLKIVAQEGAGPSYPLLGQRSPLALSSCASVGEWLRAIKMERYEDSFLQAGLTTVEQLGQITTQDLLHMGVTLAGHQRKILSSIQNMNFQNKSTAPVTF; this is translated from the exons AAGTGCTGATGAATACTAAGGTAGAGACGTCGGATCTGAGATGGACCATCTTTCCACGTGCCAAGCCTGAG TGGGAGGAAGTGAGCGGTTTGGACGAGGAGGGCAACAGCGTGAGGACATACCAGATCTGTCAGACTGACAGCTCATTCAGCCACTGGCTGCGTAGCGGCTTCATCCAGCGACGAGGAGCCTCGCAAGTTTACGTGGAGCTACGCTTCACCATGATAGAGTGCTCCTCTGGGACCAGCCACCACCGTAGCTGCAAGGAGACCTTTAACCTCTACTACTACCAGGCCGACTCCAATGAGGCCACAGACACGTACCCGCCGTGGATGGAGAATCCCTACACAAAG GTGGATACAGTGGCAGCCGACTTTCTCCTCAGGAAGGGCGGCGAGCGGAAATTCAACATAAAGACCATAAGACTGGGCCCTTTATCCAAGAGAGGCTTCTACTTGGCCTTTCAGGCTCAGGGCTCCTGCATGGCCTTGCTCTCTGCTAGGGTCTTCTTCAAGAAGTGTCCCCCCCTCATTAGCGCACTTTCCTCTTTCCCTGAGACCATTCCTCGCACTCTGGTACAGGAAGCGCAGGGTGTGTGCGTGGAGCATGCCGCGCAGCAGGGCCCCCGAACTCGCTCTCCAAAGCTTTTCTGCGGCGAAGACGGCCAGTGGGTGGGCCAGCCGACCACCTCCTGCGCCTGTGCTCCTGGGTACGAGGCCGCCGAGGGACACACCAGATGTACAG ctTGTCCCGTGGGTCACTTCAAGTCCAGCACAGAGGGACAGTGCACAGTCTGTCCGGGAGCAAGCCACGCCTCCATCAGGGGGCAGTCTACATGCGCATGTCGCCCTGGCTCCTTCCGAGCACAATCCGACACCCCTGACACTGCATGCACCA GACCTCCCTCGGCACCACGCAGCATCGCCTCCCAGATTAACGGCACTTCGCTACGACTGGAATGGAACGATCCTCTGGACAATGGCGGCAGAGCCGACCTCAGCTACAATATCAGATGCCTCATGTGCCGAACGCCGAGGAGCTCGTGCGTGTCCTGCGGCGACAGCGTCAGCTACCGACCGGCTCAGCACGCCCTGACCAGTCGTCGGTTGGAGGTGTGGGGCCTACTGCCTCACACCACGTACACGTTTGCCATCCAAGCGCTCAACGGGGTGTCTCAGCTCAGCGGCAAGGAACCCTCCAGCGAGGGTGTCAATATCACCACCAGTTATGATG TGCCGTCGCTGGTGTCTGTGATTCGTAAAAGCCAGTCCACAGAGAGCAGCTTAACGCTTCACTGGTCCGTGCCTGTGCAGCCACACTACACCATTCTGCAATATCAACTACGCTACTGTGAAAAG GAGCGGCGCAGTGAGGATCCCTGCCATTACACGGAGAGTAACAAAAACCAGGCCGTGCTGACGGACCTGCGCAGAGCCACTCAGTATGAAGTGCAGGTCCGGGCGAGAACCATGGCCGGTTATGGCAGCTTCAGTCCTGCAGCAGTCTTCCGCACCCTGCCCGATG GAATTGACTCTTCCTCTCAGTTCTTGGTGCCCGGCATCCTTATCGCCATCGGGATGCTGCTGCTCGTCACTTTCATCTTTGTGGCTGCCTACTGCATACG CAGACACAGCCGCATAAAGGATCCAGAAATGAGCGACAAGAACAGCCAGTACTTAGTAGGCCAAG GGGTCAAGGTTTATATCGACCCCTTCACCTACGAGGACCCGAATGAGGCCATACGCGAATTTGCCAAGGAAATCGATGTTTCCTTTGTAAAGATTGAAGAGGTTATCGGAGCCG GGGAGTTTGGGGAGGTGTGCCGAGGGCGGCTAAGGGTCcccggaaaaaaagaaaactacgTCGCGATAAAGACCCTCAAAGGCGGCTACACCGAGAAGCAGCGTCGTGACTTCCTGTCCGAGGCGTCCATCATGGGACAGTTCCAGCACCCCAACATTATACACTTGGAGGGAATCATCACAGCCAGCTGTCCGGTTATGATCCTCACCGAGTTCATGGAGAATGGTGCTCTGGATTCTTTTCTGCGG CTTAACGACAGCCAGTTCACGCCCATCCAGCTGGTGGGGATGCTACGCGGCATTGCCTCGGGCATGAAATATCTGGCCGAGATGAGCTATGTCCACCGAGACCTGGCGGCCCGCAACATCCTAATCAACAGCAACCTGGTGTGCAAGGTGTCCGATTTTGGCTTGTCACGTTTCCTGCAGGAGAACTCTTCTGACCCAACCTACACCAGCTCCCTG GGAGGGAAGATCCCAATCCGCTGGACAGCGCCGGAGGCGATCGCCTTCAGAAAGTTCACATCAGCTTCAGATGTGTGGAGCTACGGTATCGTCATGTGGGAGGTCATGTCCTTCGGAGAGAGGCCCTACTGGGACATGAGCAACCAAGAC GTAATCAATGCCATCGAGCAAGACTATCGGCTGCCGCCTCCGCCCGACTGCCCCACCCACCTACACCAGCTGATGCTGGACTGCTGGCAGAAGGATCGCTCGGCCCGGCCTCGTTTTGCTGAACTCGTCAGCGCCTTGGACAAACTGATCCGGAACCCCGCGTCGCTGAAAATCGTCGCCCAGGAGGGAGCGGG GCCCTCCTACCCCCTGCTTGGCCAGCGGTCGCCGTTGGCCCTCTCGTCCTGTGCTTCGGTGGGGGAATGGCTGAGGGCCATCAAGATGGAACGCTACGAGGACAGCTTCCTGCAAGCTGGACTCACTACTGTGGAGCAGCTGGGACAGATCACAACACA AGACTTGCTGCACATGGGTGTTACTTTGGCCGGCCATCAGAGGAAGATCCTCTCTAGCATCCAGAACATGAACTTCCAGAACAAGAGCACAGCACCAGTGACCTTCTAG